The Parashewanella spongiae genome has a window encoding:
- a CDS encoding GGDEF domain-containing protein — MDFGLAVGYQSDSFTLTSQPHGRSTLSTDLIHIIQSLHSSLEPRTVFANYGKILGQHLPIIGVQLQLANHHFIWGIGQGKGFKCFLPLNQQSSEIHYRLSDNLSPQQLSLLKQIEELLPQALENAMNFADMSKKAMFDALTSLGNRRYYQQMLESAIARFQRANEDISLLILDLDNFKSLNDRFGHQLGDTILSEFGALLTKTTRNADQAFRIGGDEFVVIVHGDSIAAEKLSQRIIMEINDSPLLQQFDAQSSIGIAQLTTKQTSKQLYEMADKALYSAKLSGKNNFKVA, encoded by the coding sequence ATGGATTTTGGTTTAGCAGTTGGTTACCAATCAGATAGCTTTACACTCACTTCTCAGCCTCATGGCAGAAGTACCCTATCGACAGATCTTATTCACATCATACAGTCTCTGCATTCAAGCCTTGAGCCTAGGACAGTTTTTGCCAATTACGGCAAAATATTAGGCCAACATTTGCCGATTATCGGTGTGCAATTACAACTTGCTAATCACCACTTCATTTGGGGAATTGGTCAAGGCAAAGGCTTTAAGTGTTTTTTACCGCTCAATCAGCAATCCAGCGAGATACACTACCGCTTAAGTGATAACTTATCACCGCAGCAATTATCCCTATTAAAACAGATTGAAGAGTTATTACCGCAAGCACTAGAAAATGCGATGAACTTCGCTGATATGTCAAAAAAAGCCATGTTCGATGCACTGACATCTTTAGGAAACCGCCGTTATTATCAACAAATGCTAGAGTCGGCTATTGCGCGTTTCCAACGTGCCAACGAAGATATCTCTTTATTGATTTTAGATCTCGATAACTTTAAATCACTCAATGACCGTTTTGGTCATCAACTCGGTGATACCATTTTAAGTGAGTTTGGTGCTTTGCTTACAAAAACAACCCGCAATGCTGATCAAGCGTTTAGAATAGGTGGCGATGAGTTTGTCGTTATTGTTCATGGTGATTCTATTGCTGCTGAAAAGCTGTCTCAAAGAATCATTATGGAAATTAATGACAGTCCTCTGCTGCAGCAATTCGACGCACAATCCAGTATTGGAATCGCTCAATTAACTACAAAACAAACTAGCAAACAACTCTACGAGATGGCTGATAAAGCACTTTATAGCGCAAAGTTAAGTGGGAAAAATAATTTTAAAGTGGCATAA